In a single window of the Salvelinus namaycush isolate Seneca chromosome 6, SaNama_1.0, whole genome shotgun sequence genome:
- the LOC120050080 gene encoding lysine-specific demethylase 7B-like: MAAAPLYCVCRQSYDVSRFMIECDLCNDWFHGSCVQVEEHHAVDIDVYHCPNCEPQHGPSLMKKRNNWHRHDYTEQDDGTKPVQAGTSVFVKELQNRTFASGDEILQWMPGEQVTQRHLESHGWLYPIAVSNMEGLGLRLPQPSFSVKDVEQVVGGDKVIDVIDVARQADSKMKLKEFIKYYYKPHRPKVLNVISLEFSDTKMADQVVVPDVAQNMSWVENYWPDDSFFPKPFVQKYCLMGVKNSYTDFHIDFGGTSVWYHVLWGEKIFYMIKPTQANLALYEAWSSSPNQSEVFFGDKVDKCYKCVVQQGTTLLIPTGWIHAVLTSQDCMAFGGNFLHNLNIDMQLRCYEMERRLKTPDLFKFPYFEAICWYVAKNLLETLKELREDHCPPQTYLVEGVKSLISPLKTWLKREVTEPTSEVPDHIRPNRLIKELTKEIRYLEEDQGSSGGTSKPVKSQGSGGGQRLATRSTLGRVCPARQARRAARRLREQQEQGPKVPSNLEILELHTREVLRRLEVGPLEEDPTFCPPVHGKFNMVSTASAAAAENPDTHLRLTLHNGRIIRDARRPGSSTASSPVKAGSEKSSVGQLKSSEEMKTESDQEWQHSTMGGEEEPGHLWGIERVKTELREETSGHSDVSDMDSDSDSNTQQNTSSEEDSGSSQSGDDDEERGSSQRAAGHTIELDQTDLNLRHKHKPLKRECPTSPSTEEAIQGMLSMAGLLCPSKPDEAATSQEPWWSSPSRGSPERREQHQRRVAGDKSPMDSQGNSSSEAWDNRGPLSLGALSHDASPEADNYQYCDPSLSPPLHPSKRHASNSPPVSNQATKGKRPKKGMATAKQRLGKILKMNRHNGVFV, encoded by the exons CTGTGTCCAGGTGGAGGAGCACCATGCGGTGGACATTGACGTTTACCACTGTCCTAACTGTGAACCCCAACACGGACCCTCCTTGA TGAAAAAGCGCAACAACTGGCACAGGCATGACTACACCGAGCAGGACGATGGCACCAAGCCAGTGCAGGCTGGCACCTCTGTGTTTGTCAAGGAGCTCCAGAACAGGACCTTTGCCAG TGGGGATGAGATCCTGCAGTGGATGCCTGGGGAGCAGGTGACCCAGAGGCACCTGGAAAGTCACGGCTGGCTGTACCCCATCGCTGTGTCCAACATGGAGGGACTGGGACTCAGGCTGCCTCAACCATCCTTCTCTGTCAAAGATGTAGAGCAAGTTGTTG GCGGTGACAAAGTCATTGACGTCATCGACGTGGCCAGGCAAGCAGACAGCAAGATGAAGCTGAAAGAGTTTATCAAATATTACTACAAGCCTCATCGGCCCAAGGTGCTCAACGTTATCAGCCTGGAGTTCTCTGACACCAA GATGGCAGATCAGGTGGTGGTACCTGACGTAGCTCAGAACATGTCCTGGGTGGAGAACTACTGGCCAGATGACTCCTTCTTCCCCAAGCCCTTTGTCCAGAAGTACTGCCTCATGGGGGTCAAGAACAGCTACACTGACTTCCACATAGACTTCGGGGGCACCTCTGTGTGGTACCACGTTCTCTGG GGTGAGAAGATATTCTACATGATCAAGCCGACCCAGGCCAACCTTGCACTATACGAGGCGTGGAGCTCCTCTCCCAACCAGAGTGAGGTGTTCTTCGGGGACAAGGTGGACAAGTGCTACAAGTGTGTTGTGCAGCAAGGAACCACGCTGCTCATCCCCAcag GATGGATCCATGCCGTCCTCACGTCTCAGGATTGCATGGCGTTCGGAGGCAACTTCCTCCACAACCTCAACATTGACATGCAGCTCAGGTGTTACGAGATGGAGCGTCGTCTGAAGACTCCAGACCTCTTCAAGTTTCCCTACTTTGAGGCTATCTGCTGGTATGTGGCCAAGAACCTGCTGGAGACCCTGAAAG AGTTGCGAGAAGACCACTGCCCTCCCCAGACCTACCTAGTGGAGGGAGTGAAATCTTTAATCAGTCCACTGAAAACCTGGCTGAAGAGAGAG GTTACGGAGCCCACCAGCGAGGTCCCGGACCATATCAGGCCCAACCGTCTCATTAAAGAGCTGACCAAGGAAATCCGCTACCTGGAG GAAGACCAGGGCAGCAGTGGtggcaccagcaagccagtgaaaTCTCAGGGAAGCGGTGGAGGCCAGCGTCTGGCCACGCGCTCCACGCTGGGGAGGGTGTGCCCGGCCCGTCAGGCGCGGCGGGCAGCCCGGAGGCTCCGGGAGCAGCAGGAGCAGGGCCCTAAGGTTCCCTCTAACCTGGAGATCCTGGAGCTGCACACCAGAGAGGTGCTCAGGAGGCTGGAGGTGGGCCCTCTGGAGGAG GACCCTACCTTCTGTCCCCCGGTGCATGGGAAGTTCAACATGGTGTCCACTGCCTCTGCCGCTGCTGCTGAGAACCCAGATACACACCTGCGTCTCACGCTGCACAACGGACGGATCATCCGAGACGCGAGGAGACCAGGTAGTAGCACGGCTAGCAGCCCAGTGAAGGCGGGGAGTGAGAAGTCGTCTGTGGGCCAGCTGAAGAGCAGTGAGGAGATGAAGACTGAGTCAGACCAGGAATGGCAGCACAGCactatgggaggagaggaggaaccaGGACACCTCT GGGGTATTGAGAGGGTTAAGACTGAACTCAGGGAAGAAACCTCAGGACACTCCGACGTGTCGGACATGGACTCGGACAGTGATTCCAACACACAG CAAAACACCTCTTCTGAGGAAGATTCAGGAAGCTCCCagagtggtgatgatgatgaggagagggGCTCATCCCAGAGGGCTGCGGGGCACACCATAGAGCTGGACCAGACAGACCTGAACCTCCGGCACAAACACAAGCCACTCAAAAG AGAATGTCCAACCTCACCCAGCACAGAGGAGGCCATTCAAGGCATGCTGTCCATGGCTGGCCTGCTGTGCCCCTCCAAGCCAGACGAGGCCGCCACTTCCCAGGAGCCGTGGTGGTCCAGCCCGAGCCGAGGCTCGCCGGAGCGCCGAGAGCAGCACCAGCGCCGTGTGGCCGGGGACAAGAGCCCCATGGACAGCCAGGGCAACAGCAGCAGCGAGGCCTGGGACAATCGGGGGCCCCTCTCCCTTGGGGCTCTGAGCCACGACGCCAGCCCAGAGGCCGACAACTACCAGTACTGtgatccctctctgtctccccctctccacccctccaaaAGACACGCCTCCAACTCCCCTCCTGTCAGCAACCAGGCCACGAAAG GCAAGCGGCCCAAGAAAGGAATGGCCACGGCCAAGCAGAGACTGGGGAAGATCCTGAAGATGAACCGACACAATGGCGTCTTTGTATAG
- the LOC120050081 gene encoding NADH dehydrogenase [ubiquinone] 1 beta subcomplex subunit 2, mitochondrial-like, whose amino-acid sequence MSSLGRAMGVLRAGTQLLTRGPQKIVTRKAGGGPHIEAQYRQFPQLTKSQTFQAELLSSAMWFWILWHCWHDPDAVMGHFPWPDASAWTDEELGIPADNEE is encoded by the exons ATGTCTTCTTTAGGAAGGGCAATGGGTGTCCTTAGGGCCGGGACGCAGCTTCTGACACGTGGACCTCAGAAAATAGTAACCCGAAA AGCTGGTGGTGGACCACACATAGAGGCCCAGTACAGGCAATTCCCACAACTCACCAAGAGCCAGACGTTCCAAGCAGAGCTCCTCAGCAGTGCCATGTGGTTCTGGATCCTGTGGCACTGCTGGCATGACCCAGATGCAGTAATG GGTCACTTCCCATGGCCTGATGCATCCGCATGGACAGATGAGGAACTGGGGATCCCAGCTGACAATGAGGAATGA